From Variovorax sp. PMC12, the proteins below share one genomic window:
- the bamC gene encoding outer membrane protein assembly factor BamC — translation MKNLSQISRYALLATLVASLAACSVLESDKIDYKSAGKAPTLEVPPDLSQLSRDNRYAIPGGAVTANAYQAGIANAPGVPTAVSNIGDVKMERSGTQRWIVVNRTPDQLWEPVRDFWQESGFLLTTDQRNLGIMETDWAENRAKLPQDIIRGTLGKLVDSVYSTGELDRFRTRLERTPNGTEIFISHRGMQEVYNNSRQDQTVWQPRPSDPELETEFLRRLMVKLGVSQEQSKILAATTAPARTATITKIGNQPAVQISEGFDRAWRRVGLALDRTGFTVEDRDRSAGVYFVRYVPPNPDKKEPGFFGKLFSGSSKAEAPLKFRISVKSQGESSTVVVMNEAGAPETSANADRIVKVIADDLK, via the coding sequence TTGAAGAACCTTTCGCAAATTTCGCGATATGCATTGCTGGCCACCCTGGTCGCCAGCCTCGCCGCCTGCTCCGTCCTCGAGAGCGACAAGATCGACTACAAGAGCGCCGGCAAGGCCCCGACGCTCGAAGTCCCTCCCGACCTCTCCCAACTCTCGCGCGACAACCGCTACGCCATTCCCGGCGGCGCCGTGACCGCCAACGCCTACCAGGCCGGCATTGCCAACGCCCCGGGCGTGCCCACCGCGGTGAGCAACATCGGCGACGTCAAGATGGAACGCTCGGGCACGCAGCGCTGGATCGTCGTCAACCGCACGCCCGACCAGCTCTGGGAGCCGGTTCGCGACTTCTGGCAGGAAAGCGGCTTCCTGCTGACCACCGACCAGCGCAACCTGGGCATCATGGAAACCGACTGGGCCGAGAACCGCGCCAAGCTGCCGCAGGACATCATCCGCGGCACGCTGGGCAAGCTGGTCGACTCGGTCTACTCGACCGGCGAACTCGACCGCTTCCGCACCCGCCTGGAACGCACGCCCAACGGCACCGAGATCTTCATCAGCCACCGCGGCATGCAGGAGGTCTACAACAACTCCCGCCAGGACCAGACCGTGTGGCAGCCCCGCCCCAGCGATCCCGAGCTCGAGACCGAATTCCTGCGCCGCCTGATGGTCAAGCTCGGCGTGTCGCAGGAACAGTCGAAGATCCTGGCCGCCACCACGGCGCCGGCACGCACCGCCACCATCACCAAGATCGGCAACCAGCCGGCCGTGCAGATCAGCGAAGGCTTCGACCGCGCATGGCGCCGTGTCGGCCTGGCGCTCGACCGCACCGGCTTCACCGTGGAAGACCGCGACCGCAGCGCCGGCGTGTACTTCGTGCGCTACGTGCCGCCGAACCCCGACAAGAAGGAACCCGGCTTCTTCGGCAAGCTGTTCAGCGGCTCGAGCAAGGCCGAGGCACCCCTGAAGTTCCGCATCTCGGTCAAGAGCCAGGGCGAGAGCAGCACGGTCGTCGTGATGAACGAAGCCGGCGCGCCTGAAACGTCGGCCAACGCCGACCGCATCGTCAAGGTCATCGCCGACGACCTGAAGTAA
- the dapA gene encoding 4-hydroxy-tetrahydrodipicolinate synthase, with protein MEQLTGSIVALVTPMHDDGSVDYPALRRLIDWHIDEGTDCLGVVGTTGESPTVDVEEHCEIIRVSVEQAKGRVPVMAGCGANSTKEAIELAKFAKGVGADSQLQVVPYYNKPTQEGQYQHFKAIAEAVGDLPIVLYNVPGRTVADMAHDTVLRLAQVPGIIGIKEATGNIERAQWLIRDVPKNFAVYSGDDPTAVALMLCGGQGNISVTANIAPRKMHELCVAALAGDVKRAMQIQFELMPLHRNLFVEPNPIPLKWAMARLGLCGGALRLPLTELGEASRPAVEGALRATGLLKN; from the coding sequence TTGGAGCAACTGACAGGCAGCATCGTCGCGCTCGTCACGCCGATGCACGACGACGGCAGTGTCGATTACCCCGCCCTGCGGCGGCTCATTGACTGGCACATCGACGAAGGCACTGACTGCCTCGGCGTGGTCGGCACCACCGGCGAATCGCCGACGGTCGATGTCGAAGAGCACTGCGAAATCATCCGCGTCTCGGTCGAACAGGCCAAGGGCCGCGTCCCCGTGATGGCAGGCTGCGGCGCCAACTCCACCAAGGAAGCCATCGAGCTCGCCAAGTTCGCCAAGGGCGTGGGCGCCGACTCCCAGCTCCAGGTCGTGCCGTACTACAACAAGCCCACGCAAGAGGGCCAGTACCAACACTTCAAGGCCATCGCCGAGGCCGTGGGCGACCTGCCCATCGTGCTCTACAACGTGCCCGGCCGCACGGTGGCCGATATGGCGCACGACACCGTGCTGCGCCTGGCGCAGGTGCCCGGCATCATCGGCATCAAGGAAGCCACGGGCAACATCGAGCGGGCCCAGTGGCTCATCCGCGACGTGCCCAAGAACTTCGCCGTCTACTCCGGCGACGACCCGACCGCGGTCGCGCTCATGCTGTGCGGCGGCCAGGGCAACATCAGCGTCACGGCCAACATCGCGCCGCGCAAGATGCACGAGCTGTGCGTCGCCGCGCTGGCGGGCGACGTCAAGCGCGCCATGCAGATCCAGTTCGAACTGATGCCGCTGCACCGCAACCTGTTCGTCGAGCCCAACCCGATCCCGCTCAAGTGGGCCATGGCCAGGCTCGGCCTGTGCGGCGGCGCGCTGCGGCTGCCGCTCACCGAACTGGGCGAAGCCAGCCGTCCGGCGGTCGAAGGCGCGCTGCGTGCCACCGGCCTGCTCAAGAACTGA
- a CDS encoding class I SAM-dependent methyltransferase, producing the protein MKDAATAHGSGAPSEWIVHWSHLLAPRASVLDVACGSGRHVRWFAGRGHAVTGVDRSPEAVAAAGAFGRVVEADIESGPWPFAGQAFGAVVVTHYLWRPRMADIVAAVAPGGVLLYETFAAGNETVGKPSRPDFLLQPGELLAACTGLRVVAYEDGFEPEPARFVQRIAAVREAGNAPGQPPRHALKGN; encoded by the coding sequence ATGAAAGATGCAGCCACTGCGCACGGCTCGGGCGCGCCTTCCGAATGGATCGTCCACTGGTCGCACCTGCTCGCGCCCCGCGCCAGCGTGCTCGACGTGGCCTGCGGATCCGGGCGGCACGTGCGCTGGTTCGCCGGGCGCGGCCACGCCGTGACGGGCGTCGACCGCTCGCCCGAAGCCGTGGCGGCGGCCGGCGCCTTTGGCCGCGTTGTCGAGGCCGACATCGAATCCGGGCCATGGCCGTTTGCCGGCCAAGCCTTCGGCGCGGTGGTCGTCACGCACTACCTCTGGCGGCCGCGCATGGCCGACATCGTGGCCGCGGTGGCGCCTGGCGGCGTGCTGCTCTACGAGACCTTCGCGGCGGGCAACGAGACCGTGGGCAAGCCCTCGCGGCCCGACTTCCTGCTGCAGCCGGGCGAGCTGCTCGCCGCCTGCACCGGCCTGCGCGTGGTGGCCTATGAAGACGGTTTCGAGCCCGAGCCGGCCCGCTTCGTCCAGCGCATCGCCGCCGTGCGGGAGGCCGGAAACGCCCCCGGCCAGCCGCCCCGCCACGCCCTTAAGGGAAACTGA
- a CDS encoding MFS transporter has protein sequence MQTPVRTLSIKQVLFCGAMIVTLSMGIRHGFGLWLQPITQAQDWSRQTFSFALAVQNLSWGIFGVFAGMLADRFGAFRVLIGGSVFYALGLFGMAHSPTPLLFTLSAGVLIGAAQAGSTYAVIYGVIGRQIPAERRSWAMGVAAAAGSFGQFLMAPVEGWLIGHLGWQTALAVVAVLVLVIVPLAFGLREPRTEALAGHRDQSVLQAVGEAFRYPSFGLLMAGYFVCGFQLAFIGIHMPTYLRDKSLPADVAGYALALIGLFNVFGTYTVGLLGQTLAKRKILAAIYFARAVSIALFLLAPISPMSVYVFSAAMGFLWLSTVPATNAIVAGIFGVAHLSMLSGFVFLSHQVGSFLGVWLGGYLYDTTGSYDIVWYIAIALGVFAALINLPVKESAIARAPRPLGAAG, from the coding sequence ATGCAAACGCCAGTCCGCACTCTTTCGATCAAGCAAGTCCTCTTCTGCGGGGCGATGATCGTCACGCTCTCCATGGGCATCCGCCACGGCTTCGGCCTGTGGCTGCAGCCCATCACGCAGGCGCAGGACTGGAGCCGACAGACCTTCTCGTTCGCGCTTGCCGTGCAGAACCTGTCGTGGGGCATCTTCGGCGTGTTCGCGGGCATGCTGGCCGACCGCTTCGGCGCGTTCCGGGTGCTGATCGGCGGCTCGGTGTTCTATGCGCTGGGGCTGTTCGGCATGGCGCATTCGCCGACGCCGCTGCTGTTCACACTGAGCGCCGGCGTGCTGATCGGCGCCGCGCAGGCGGGCTCGACCTACGCGGTGATCTACGGCGTGATCGGCCGGCAGATCCCGGCCGAGCGGCGCTCCTGGGCCATGGGCGTGGCGGCGGCAGCCGGCTCGTTCGGGCAGTTCCTGATGGCGCCCGTCGAAGGCTGGCTGATCGGCCACCTGGGCTGGCAGACGGCGCTGGCCGTGGTGGCGGTGCTGGTTCTGGTCATCGTCCCCCTGGCCTTCGGCCTGCGCGAGCCCAGGACCGAAGCCCTGGCCGGCCACCGCGACCAGTCGGTGCTGCAGGCCGTGGGCGAAGCCTTCCGCTACCCCAGCTTCGGGCTGCTGATGGCGGGGTATTTCGTCTGCGGCTTCCAGCTGGCGTTCATCGGCATCCACATGCCGACCTACCTGCGCGACAAGAGCCTGCCGGCCGACGTGGCCGGCTATGCGCTGGCGCTGATCGGGCTGTTCAACGTGTTCGGCACCTACACGGTCGGCCTGCTGGGCCAGACGCTGGCCAAGCGCAAGATCCTGGCGGCGATCTATTTCGCGCGGGCGGTGTCGATCGCGCTGTTCCTGCTGGCGCCCATTTCACCGATGAGCGTGTATGTGTTCTCGGCGGCCATGGGCTTCCTGTGGCTTTCCACCGTGCCCGCGACCAACGCCATCGTGGCGGGCATCTTCGGGGTGGCGCACCTGTCGATGCTCAGCGGCTTCGTGTTCCTGAGCCACCAGGTCGGCTCTTTCCTGGGCGTATGGCTGGGCGGCTACCTGTACGACACCACGGGCAGCTACGACATCGTCTGGTACATCGCCATTGCGCTGGGCGTGTTCGCGGCGCTGATCAACCTGCCGGTGAAGGAAAGCGCCATCGCCCGGGCGCCCCGGCCGTTGGGCGCGGCGGGCTGA
- a CDS encoding DNA topoisomerase IV subunit B, with protein MATPPKTPPNSSSASSGYSEGSIRVLKGLEPVKQRPGMYTRTDNPLHIIQEVIDNAADEALAGYGKKIKVTLHADGSVSIEDDGRGIPFGLHPEEKAPVVELVYTRLHAGGKFDKGSGGAYSFSGGLHGVGVSVTNALSKRLEVSTHREGSVAKLAFSGGDVIEQLEVRKLEAGERKQGTTVRAWPDAKYFETSALPMGELTHLLRSKAVLMPGVSVTLTNEKTKESQQWLYKGGLSDYLMQTLNGDPVIPLFEGGGHADKNADNFAEGEGADWCVAFTEDGQPVRESYVNLIPTSAGGTHESGLRDGLFTAVKGFIELHSLLPKGVKLLPEDVFARASYVLSAKVLDPQFQGQIKERLNSRDAVRLVSSFVRPALELWLNQHVDYGKKLAELAIKAAQTRQRAGQKVEKRKGSGVAVLPGKLTDCESKDISHNEVFLVEGDSAGGSAKMGRDKESQAILPLRGKVLNTWEVERDRLFANTEIHDISVAVGVDPHGPNDTPDMSGLRYGKICILSDADVDGSHIQVLLLTLFFRHFPKLIEAGHVYVAKPPLFRVDAPARGKKPASKVYALDEGELTATLDKLRKDGVREGAWSISRFKGLGEMSAEQLWETTLNPDTRRLMQVQLGRFDFTSTQGEITKLMGKGEAAARRELMELRADDVDIDV; from the coding sequence ATGGCGACTCCCCCCAAGACTCCCCCCAATTCTTCGTCCGCGTCCTCCGGCTACTCGGAAGGCTCCATCCGCGTGCTCAAGGGCCTGGAGCCCGTCAAGCAGCGCCCGGGCATGTACACCCGCACCGACAACCCGCTGCACATCATTCAGGAAGTGATCGACAACGCCGCCGACGAGGCGCTCGCGGGCTACGGCAAGAAGATCAAGGTCACGCTGCATGCCGACGGCTCGGTCAGCATCGAGGACGACGGCCGCGGCATTCCCTTCGGCCTGCACCCCGAGGAAAAAGCGCCCGTGGTCGAGCTGGTCTACACCCGGCTGCATGCCGGCGGCAAGTTCGACAAGGGCTCGGGCGGCGCCTACAGCTTCTCGGGCGGCCTGCACGGCGTGGGCGTGTCGGTGACCAACGCGCTGTCGAAGCGGCTCGAGGTGTCGACCCACCGCGAGGGCTCGGTGGCGAAGCTGGCCTTCAGCGGCGGCGACGTGATCGAGCAACTCGAGGTGCGCAAGCTCGAGGCCGGCGAGCGCAAGCAGGGCACCACGGTGCGCGCATGGCCCGACGCCAAGTACTTCGAGACCTCCGCGCTGCCCATGGGCGAACTCACGCACCTGCTGCGCAGCAAGGCCGTGCTGATGCCCGGCGTGAGCGTCACGCTCACGAACGAAAAGACCAAGGAAAGCCAGCAGTGGCTCTACAAGGGCGGCCTGAGCGACTACCTGATGCAGACGCTCAACGGCGACCCCGTCATTCCGCTGTTCGAAGGCGGAGGCCATGCCGACAAGAACGCCGACAACTTCGCCGAAGGCGAGGGCGCCGACTGGTGCGTGGCCTTCACCGAAGACGGCCAGCCGGTGCGCGAGAGCTACGTCAACCTGATTCCCACCAGCGCCGGCGGCACGCATGAAAGCGGCCTGCGCGACGGCCTGTTCACCGCGGTGAAGGGCTTCATCGAACTGCACTCGCTGCTGCCCAAGGGCGTGAAGCTCCTGCCCGAAGACGTGTTCGCGCGTGCTTCTTACGTGCTCAGCGCCAAGGTGCTCGACCCGCAGTTCCAGGGCCAGATCAAGGAGCGCCTGAACTCGCGCGACGCGGTGCGCCTGGTGTCGAGCTTCGTGCGGCCCGCGCTCGAACTGTGGCTCAACCAGCACGTCGACTACGGCAAGAAGCTGGCCGAGCTGGCCATCAAGGCCGCGCAGACGCGCCAGCGCGCCGGCCAGAAGGTCGAGAAGCGCAAGGGTTCCGGCGTGGCCGTGCTGCCCGGCAAGCTGACCGACTGCGAGAGCAAGGACATCAGCCACAACGAGGTCTTCCTGGTCGAGGGCGACTCCGCCGGCGGCAGCGCCAAGATGGGCCGCGACAAGGAAAGCCAGGCCATCCTGCCGCTGCGCGGCAAGGTGCTCAACACCTGGGAAGTGGAGCGCGACCGCCTCTTCGCCAACACCGAAATCCACGACATCTCGGTGGCCGTTGGCGTCGACCCCCACGGCCCCAACGACACGCCCGACATGAGCGGCCTGCGCTACGGAAAGATCTGCATCCTGAGCGATGCCGACGTGGACGGCTCGCACATCCAGGTGCTGCTGCTCACGCTGTTCTTCCGCCATTTCCCCAAGCTCATCGAAGCCGGCCACGTGTATGTCGCAAAACCGCCATTGTTCCGGGTGGATGCCCCCGCGCGCGGCAAGAAGCCGGCCTCCAAGGTCTACGCGCTGGACGAGGGCGAACTGACCGCCACGCTCGACAAACTGCGCAAGGACGGCGTGCGCGAAGGCGCCTGGAGCATCAGCCGCTTCAAGGGCCTGGGCGAAATGAGCGCGGAACAATTGTGGGAAACCACGCTCAATCCAGACACCCGCCGCCTGATGCAGGTCCAATTGGGCCGTTTCGACTTCACGTCCACCCAGGGCGAGATCACCAAGCTGATGGGCAAGGGCGAAGCGGCGGCGCGGCGCGAGCTCATGGAACTGCGCGCCGACGACGTCGATATCGACGTCTGA
- a CDS encoding lytic transglycosylase domain-containing protein: MKRWFRPFMLCAALVLSQQGAHAADIYGYIDSKGVAHFASEKIDERYQIFFRGGQSFDTTKGISPLGRGARGIDGKVPQASQTLLAMFEASPGYKTAKAALRDASSKHAIDYELLQALVATESGFDAQAVSPKGAMGLMQLMPATAQRYGVSADKRSTIEKKLFDPRINIAAGSRYLRDLIAMFPGQIELAIAAYNAGEGAVQRAGNKIPNYKETQNYVQTVLQLYAYLKPSVATGGSVRGGKTPGRIRMELTVPQGGAINRGNMPSDTPRNMPTMPDIPETPATPTGAAEASDEAVNPG; the protein is encoded by the coding sequence ATGAAACGCTGGTTCCGCCCCTTCATGCTTTGTGCAGCCCTGGTGCTGTCGCAGCAGGGCGCGCACGCCGCCGACATCTACGGCTACATCGACAGCAAGGGCGTCGCGCACTTCGCCTCCGAAAAAATCGACGAGCGCTACCAGATCTTCTTTCGCGGCGGCCAGAGCTTCGACACGACCAAAGGCATTTCTCCGCTCGGGCGCGGTGCGCGCGGCATCGACGGCAAGGTGCCGCAGGCCTCGCAAACCTTGCTCGCCATGTTCGAGGCCTCGCCCGGCTACAAGACCGCCAAGGCCGCGCTGCGCGACGCATCGAGCAAGCACGCCATCGACTACGAACTGCTGCAGGCGCTGGTCGCCACCGAGTCGGGCTTCGACGCGCAGGCGGTCTCGCCCAAGGGCGCGATGGGCCTGATGCAGCTGATGCCCGCCACCGCGCAGCGCTATGGCGTGTCGGCGGACAAGCGCAGCACCATCGAGAAGAAGCTGTTCGACCCGCGCATCAACATCGCCGCGGGCTCGCGCTACCTGCGCGACCTGATCGCGATGTTCCCGGGCCAGATCGAACTCGCCATTGCCGCCTACAACGCGGGCGAGGGCGCCGTGCAGCGCGCTGGCAACAAGATCCCGAACTACAAGGAAACGCAGAACTACGTGCAGACCGTGCTGCAGCTCTATGCGTACCTGAAGCCCTCCGTGGCGACGGGTGGCAGCGTGCGCGGCGGCAAGACGCCGGGGCGCATCCGCATGGAGCTGACGGTGCCGCAGGGCGGCGCGATCAACCGGGGCAACATGCCGTCGGACACGCCGCGCAACATGCCGACCATGCCCGACATTCCCGAGACGCCAGCCACGCCGACCGGCGCGGCCGAGGCATCGGACGAGGCAGTCAATCCGGGCTGA
- the parC gene encoding DNA topoisomerase IV subunit A: protein MDSQPPLDLQGPTDGDTTLTLADYAQTAYLEYALSVVKGRALPDVSDGQKPVQRRILYSMSRMGLGFGGTNGTVGAKPVKSARVVGDVLGRFHPHSDQAAYDALVRMAQDFSQRYPLVDGQGNFGSRDGDGAAAMRYTEARLARITSLLLDEIDEGTVDFIPNYDGSTEEPRLLPARLPFTLLNGASGIAVGLATEIPSHNLREIADACVALIKSNGKLSEEELFAIVPGPDYPGGAQIISNASDIADAYRTGRGSLKVRARWKIEELARGQWQLVVNELPPGVSTQKVLEEIEEITNPKVKAGKKALSADQTQLKAAMLSVLDVVRDESSKDAAVRLVFEPKTSRISQDEFITTLLAQTSLETSSPINLTMVGIDGKPTQKSLRQMLNEWIAFREVTVEKRSRHRLNKVMDRIHILEGRQLVLLNIDEVIAIIRAAEDPKAALIARFNLSDRQAEDILEIRLRQLARLEAIKIEQELSGLRDEQKKLEDILGSPAALRRLLVKEIEADAKTFEDPRRTLIQAEKRAVAEVKVVDEPVTVIVSQKGWVRAQKGWASEKAAAANGGNGASAPEYSFKSGDSLYGAFECRSVDTLLVFGSAKDKSVRVYTVPVASLPGARGDGQPVTTLIELDAGTHVTHFFAGPVGASVLLANTGGYGFIATVENMMSRQRGGKAFIDVGEGEQLCRPSLVGGASGAEPMPAATHVACASTGGRILTFDITELKSLPKGGRGLTLIDLEPKDTLAGAAAYTRSVKIEGIGRGGKEREETLEIRTLNNARGSRARKGKAADLGFKPSSIVRVQ, encoded by the coding sequence ATGGACTCCCAACCACCGCTCGATCTCCAGGGTCCCACCGACGGCGACACCACCCTCACCCTTGCCGACTACGCGCAGACCGCCTACCTCGAATACGCCCTCAGCGTGGTCAAGGGCCGCGCGCTGCCCGATGTGTCCGACGGCCAGAAGCCGGTGCAGCGGCGCATCCTGTATTCGATGTCGCGCATGGGGCTGGGCTTCGGGGGCACCAACGGCACCGTGGGCGCCAAGCCGGTCAAAAGCGCGCGCGTGGTCGGCGACGTGCTCGGCCGCTTCCACCCGCACAGCGACCAGGCGGCCTACGACGCGCTGGTGCGCATGGCGCAAGACTTCTCGCAGCGCTATCCGCTGGTCGACGGCCAGGGCAACTTCGGCAGCCGCGACGGCGACGGTGCCGCCGCCATGCGCTACACCGAAGCACGCCTGGCGCGCATCACCAGCCTGCTGCTCGACGAGATCGACGAGGGCACGGTCGACTTCATTCCCAACTACGACGGCAGCACCGAAGAACCGCGCCTGCTGCCCGCGCGGCTGCCGTTCACGCTGCTCAATGGCGCGAGCGGCATCGCGGTGGGCCTGGCCACCGAAATCCCGAGCCACAACCTGCGCGAGATTGCCGACGCCTGCGTGGCGCTGATCAAGTCGAACGGCAAGCTCAGCGAGGAAGAACTCTTCGCCATCGTGCCCGGCCCCGACTACCCCGGTGGCGCGCAGATCATCAGCAACGCGAGCGACATCGCCGATGCCTACCGCACCGGCCGCGGTTCGCTGAAGGTGCGCGCGCGCTGGAAGATCGAGGAACTCGCGCGCGGCCAGTGGCAGCTGGTGGTCAACGAGCTGCCGCCGGGCGTCAGCACGCAGAAGGTGCTCGAGGAAATCGAGGAAATCACCAACCCCAAGGTCAAAGCCGGCAAGAAGGCCCTGAGCGCCGACCAGACCCAGTTGAAGGCCGCGATGCTGTCGGTGCTGGACGTGGTGCGCGACGAGTCCAGCAAGGACGCCGCCGTGCGCCTGGTGTTCGAGCCCAAGACCTCGCGCATCAGCCAGGACGAGTTCATCACCACGCTGCTCGCGCAGACCTCGCTGGAGACTTCGTCGCCGATCAACCTCACGATGGTCGGCATCGACGGCAAGCCCACGCAGAAGTCGCTGCGCCAGATGCTCAACGAGTGGATCGCGTTCCGCGAAGTCACCGTCGAGAAGCGCTCGCGGCATCGGCTCAACAAGGTGATGGACCGCATCCACATCCTCGAAGGCCGGCAGCTGGTGCTGCTGAACATCGACGAGGTGATCGCCATCATCCGCGCGGCGGAAGACCCGAAGGCGGCGCTCATCGCGCGCTTCAACCTCAGTGATCGCCAGGCCGAGGACATCCTCGAAATCCGGCTGCGCCAGCTCGCGCGGCTCGAAGCCATCAAGATCGAACAGGAGCTGTCGGGCCTGCGCGACGAGCAGAAGAAGCTCGAAGACATCCTCGGCAGCCCCGCCGCGCTGCGCCGCCTGCTGGTGAAGGAGATCGAGGCCGACGCCAAGACCTTCGAGGACCCGCGCCGCACGCTCATCCAGGCCGAGAAGCGTGCCGTGGCCGAGGTGAAGGTGGTCGACGAGCCCGTCACCGTCATCGTGTCGCAGAAGGGCTGGGTCCGTGCGCAGAAGGGCTGGGCCAGCGAGAAGGCGGCCGCCGCGAACGGCGGCAACGGCGCTTCGGCCCCCGAATACAGCTTCAAGTCGGGCGACTCGCTGTACGGCGCCTTCGAATGCCGCAGCGTCGACACGCTGCTCGTGTTCGGCAGCGCCAAGGACAAGAGCGTTCGCGTCTACACCGTGCCCGTGGCGTCGCTGCCCGGCGCGCGCGGCGACGGCCAGCCCGTTACCACGCTCATCGAGCTGGATGCCGGCACGCACGTCACGCACTTCTTCGCCGGCCCGGTGGGCGCCAGCGTGCTGCTGGCCAACACCGGCGGCTACGGCTTCATCGCCACCGTCGAGAACATGATGTCGCGCCAGCGCGGCGGCAAGGCCTTCATCGACGTGGGCGAGGGCGAGCAGCTCTGCCGTCCGTCGCTGGTCGGCGGCGCGAGCGGCGCCGAGCCGATGCCGGCCGCCACGCACGTGGCCTGCGCCTCGACCGGCGGCCGCATCCTGACCTTCGACATCACCGAGCTCAAGAGCCTGCCCAAGGGCGGCCGCGGCCTGACGCTGATCGACCTCGAGCCCAAGGACACCCTCGCCGGAGCCGCCGCCTACACGCGCAGCGTGAAGATCGAAGGCATCGGCCGCGGCGGCAAGGAGCGCGAAGAGACCCTGGAGATCCGCACCCTCAACAACGCCCGCGGCAGCCGCGCGCGCAAGGGCAAGGCGGCCGACCTCGGCTTCAAGCCGTCGAGCATCGTGCGGGTGCAGTGA
- a CDS encoding MBL fold metallo-hydrolase, with amino-acid sequence MADDSGSQGSYLPQLLRRGTALAAAGCAFVAGCGAAGSGETRYDSSPQFRDGGFHNMANPDLPQQASAWRIWSRFIVGSKVDSVPVDAIPVRTLERSALDALDTNTNHVVRLGHSSHLLKLRGKYWLIDPVFSERVSPVQWAGPKRFHKPPITLEQLPPIEGVILSHDHYDHLDLATIQYLSKDVKRYFVPLGVRTRLVVMGVPAERVTELDWWQDSEHDGVKLTATPAQHFSGRTLGDRDRTLWASWVVQSGDQRIFYSGDSGYFPGFKQIGERFGGFDIALMENGAYDAMWPAVHMTPEQSVQAFEDLRGKVFFSVHNSTFDLAFHTWHDPLDRIADLTAAKKIELATPVIGEVVTVGRARTNTRWWQGLR; translated from the coding sequence ATGGCTGACGACTCAGGTTCGCAGGGCTCCTACCTGCCTCAACTGCTGCGCCGCGGCACCGCACTCGCGGCCGCCGGCTGCGCCTTCGTCGCGGGATGCGGCGCCGCCGGAAGCGGCGAAACACGCTACGACAGCTCGCCCCAATTCCGCGACGGCGGCTTCCACAACATGGCCAACCCCGACCTGCCCCAACAGGCCAGCGCCTGGCGCATCTGGTCCCGCTTCATCGTCGGCAGCAAAGTCGACAGCGTGCCCGTCGACGCCATTCCGGTGAGAACCCTCGAACGCAGCGCACTCGATGCACTCGACACCAACACCAACCACGTCGTGCGCCTCGGCCATTCTTCGCACCTGCTCAAGCTGCGCGGCAAATACTGGCTCATCGATCCCGTGTTCAGCGAGCGCGTGTCCCCTGTGCAATGGGCCGGCCCGAAGCGCTTTCACAAGCCGCCGATCACGCTCGAGCAACTGCCGCCCATCGAGGGCGTCATTCTTTCGCACGACCACTACGACCACCTCGACCTCGCGACCATCCAATACCTCTCGAAAGACGTGAAACGCTACTTCGTGCCGCTGGGCGTGCGCACGCGGCTGGTGGTCATGGGCGTGCCCGCCGAGCGCGTGACCGAACTCGACTGGTGGCAAGACAGCGAGCACGACGGCGTGAAGCTCACCGCCACGCCCGCACAACACTTCTCCGGCCGCACCCTCGGCGACCGCGACCGCACGCTCTGGGCCTCATGGGTGGTGCAAAGCGGCGACCAGCGCATCTTCTACAGCGGCGACTCGGGCTACTTCCCCGGCTTCAAGCAGATCGGCGAGCGCTTCGGCGGCTTCGACATCGCGCTGATGGAAAACGGCGCCTACGACGCCATGTGGCCCGCCGTGCACATGACGCCCGAACAAAGCGTGCAGGCCTTCGAAGACCTGCGCGGCAAGGTCTTCTTCTCGGTGCACAACAGCACCTTCGACCTCGCGTTCCACACCTGGCACGACCCGCTCGACCGCATCGCCGACCTCACCGCCGCGAAGAAGATCGAGCTGGCGACGCCGGTGATCGGGGAAGTGGTGACGGTGGGGCGGGCGCGGACGAATACGCGGTGGTGGCAGGGGCTGCGCTGA